Proteins from one Acidobacteriota bacterium genomic window:
- a CDS encoding SDR family oxidoreductase: protein MTDIQWPDLAAAFDLTGRVALVTGSTSGIGKGVALQLAALGAAVVVHGRSVSRGQAVVDAIVAAGGRAAFETADLTDARQCMQLVERSAAHFGGLDILVNNAADTSRGDVRTTTVEDWDRIHAITLRAPFFLLQAAVPHMERRGGGAVLNVGSINAYIGEPKLTAYSSAKGGLMTLTRNVAAQLNAVRIRVNAINVGWTLTEGEERVKREQEGKGDEWVAEAVRTRPFGRLLLPADIAYAVAYFVSNAGACVTGSVMDLEQFPVGAPPAW, encoded by the coding sequence ATGACGGACATCCAGTGGCCCGACCTGGCGGCGGCGTTCGATCTCACGGGCCGCGTGGCGCTCGTGACGGGATCGACGTCGGGTATCGGCAAGGGCGTGGCGCTGCAGCTCGCGGCGCTTGGCGCGGCGGTGGTCGTGCACGGTCGATCGGTGTCGCGCGGTCAGGCGGTGGTGGACGCGATCGTGGCCGCGGGCGGACGCGCGGCGTTCGAGACGGCGGACCTCACCGATGCGAGGCAGTGCATGCAGCTCGTGGAGCGATCGGCCGCGCACTTCGGCGGGCTCGACATCCTGGTGAACAACGCGGCTGACACGTCGCGGGGCGACGTGCGGACCACCACGGTAGAGGACTGGGACCGCATCCACGCGATCACGCTGCGCGCGCCGTTCTTCCTGCTGCAGGCCGCGGTGCCGCACATGGAGCGCCGCGGCGGTGGCGCGGTCCTGAACGTCGGGTCGATCAACGCGTACATCGGCGAACCGAAGCTCACGGCGTATTCGTCGGCCAAGGGCGGACTGATGACGCTCACCAGGAACGTCGCCGCGCAGCTCAACGCGGTGCGCATCCGTGTCAACGCGATCAACGTCGGCTGGACGCTCACCGAGGGTGAAGAGCGGGTGAAGCGCGAGCAGGAAGGGAAGGGCGACGAGTGGGTCGCCGAAGCGGTCCGCACGCGCCCGTTCGGTCGCCTGCTCCTGCCCGCCGACATCGCCTACGCCGTCGCCTACTTCGTGAGCAACGCCGGCGCCTGCGTCACGGGTTCCGTCATGGACCTCGAACAATTCCCCGTAGGCGCGCCCCCGGCGTGGTGA
- a CDS encoding phospholipase C, phosphocholine-specific: protein MPRDRRAFLRLAAQTAGAASLTAAWPDPILRALSVPAAVRTGTIGDVAHVVILMQENRSFDHYFGTLRGVRGFGDRHPIPVAGGRTVWQQSDGTRDVPPYHLDTETTSALRVPVTPHAFADAQAAWDQGRFGSWPKFKTPFSMGYYTRHDIPFQFALAEAFTICDAYYCSITTGTDPNRIVFWSGSNYNPDVRARGENCTEDDSEPNNLRCWIKGALPDPGYTYAGSAFRWPTIPDVLEQHGITWRIYQNPNDNWTGAMHGCLAFDSFRRSTPGSPIYERGMRHWSIDHLTADVKAGTLPQVSWILPSQAWSEHPSPSTPAHGAEFTTLVLDALTSNPEVWAKTVLFLTFDENDGQFDHLPPPAVPSYNPDGSLAGASTLDLAGEYFLDPARKYRHPDDVKDGPLRPWGLGPRVPMYVISPWSRGGWVNSQVFDHTSVGRFIEHRFGVTVPAISPWHRAVCGDLVSAFDFAAPNDPVVPALPDARGASAIVLAHIQRPMPVPPALPVPARQEPGVRPSRALPYALRVDTRLIDDGKTIALTFGNKGGAGAVFHVYDRQHLERIPRRYTVEAGKSLDDTWPAVEGCDLDVHGPNGFLRRVRMPAAAAAARSGATPVVTVHERPTVPDLDIVVHNAGKTPLDLTVRDNAYGAQDVALRVPAGRDVRHAWPTADSGQWYDVSVVSGQVEWRFAGRIETGAPGISDPAIGT from the coding sequence ATGCCACGCGATCGCCGCGCGTTCCTGCGCCTGGCCGCCCAGACGGCCGGTGCCGCTTCACTCACCGCCGCCTGGCCCGACCCCATCCTGCGTGCCCTCTCGGTGCCCGCCGCCGTCAGGACGGGCACCATCGGCGATGTGGCCCACGTGGTCATCCTGATGCAGGAGAACCGGTCGTTCGACCACTACTTCGGCACGCTGCGCGGCGTGCGCGGCTTCGGCGATCGCCATCCCATTCCCGTGGCGGGCGGACGCACGGTGTGGCAGCAGTCGGACGGTACGCGTGACGTGCCGCCCTACCATCTCGACACCGAGACGACGAGCGCGCTGCGCGTGCCGGTGACGCCACACGCGTTCGCCGACGCGCAGGCCGCGTGGGATCAGGGCCGCTTCGGATCGTGGCCGAAGTTCAAAACGCCGTTCTCGATGGGGTACTACACCCGCCACGACATCCCGTTCCAGTTCGCGCTCGCCGAGGCCTTCACCATCTGCGACGCCTACTACTGCTCCATCACCACCGGAACCGACCCGAATCGCATCGTCTTCTGGTCGGGTTCGAACTACAACCCCGACGTCCGCGCGCGCGGCGAGAACTGCACCGAAGACGACTCGGAGCCCAACAACCTGCGGTGCTGGATCAAGGGCGCGCTGCCAGATCCCGGGTACACCTACGCCGGGTCGGCGTTCCGCTGGCCGACGATTCCCGACGTCCTCGAACAGCACGGCATCACGTGGCGCATCTACCAGAACCCGAACGACAACTGGACCGGGGCGATGCACGGCTGCCTCGCGTTCGACAGCTTCCGCAGGAGCACGCCCGGCTCGCCCATCTACGAACGCGGGATGCGGCACTGGTCGATCGACCATCTGACCGCCGACGTCAAGGCCGGCACGCTCCCGCAGGTGTCGTGGATCCTGCCGTCGCAGGCGTGGTCGGAACATCCGAGTCCGTCGACACCGGCGCATGGCGCTGAGTTCACCACGCTCGTCCTCGACGCGCTCACGTCGAATCCCGAGGTGTGGGCCAAGACCGTGCTCTTCCTGACGTTCGACGAGAACGACGGGCAGTTCGACCACCTGCCGCCGCCCGCCGTCCCGTCGTACAACCCCGACGGCTCACTGGCCGGCGCGTCCACGCTCGATCTCGCGGGCGAGTACTTCCTCGATCCCGCACGCAAGTACCGCCATCCGGACGATGTGAAGGATGGTCCGCTGCGTCCGTGGGGCCTGGGACCACGCGTGCCGATGTACGTCATCTCGCCGTGGAGCAGGGGCGGGTGGGTGAACTCGCAGGTCTTCGATCACACCTCTGTCGGCCGATTCATCGAACACCGCTTCGGCGTCACGGTGCCGGCGATCAGCCCGTGGCATCGTGCCGTGTGCGGCGATCTCGTGTCGGCATTCGACTTCGCCGCGCCCAACGATCCCGTGGTACCGGCGCTGCCCGACGCGCGTGGCGCGTCGGCGATCGTGCTGGCGCACATCCAGCGGCCGATGCCCGTACCGCCGGCGCTGCCTGTGCCCGCGCGGCAGGAGCCCGGCGTACGTCCGTCACGCGCGCTGCCGTACGCACTCCGCGTCGACACGCGTCTCATTGACGATGGGAAGACGATCGCGCTGACGTTCGGCAACAAGGGCGGCGCGGGTGCGGTGTTCCACGTCTACGACAGACAGCACCTCGAACGCATTCCGCGTCGGTACACCGTCGAGGCCGGCAAGTCGCTCGACGACACGTGGCCAGCGGTGGAAGGCTGCGACCTCGACGTACACGGTCCGAACGGCTTCCTGCGCCGCGTACGCATGCCCGCGGCTGCGGCTGCGGCACGGTCCGGCGCGACGCCCGTTGTCACGGTGCACGAACGTCCCACGGTTCCCGACCTCGACATCGTGGTGCACAACGCCGGCAAGACGCCGCTCGATCTGACGGTGCGCGACAACGCGTACGGGGCTCAGGACGTCGCGCTGCGCGTACCTGCCGGACGCGACGTGCGCCACGCGTGGCCCACCGCCGACAGCGGTCAGTGGTACGACGTCAGTGTCGTGAGCGGGCAAGTCGAGTGGCGCTTCGCCGGCCGCATCGAAACCGGCGCCCCCGGCATCAGCGATCCCGCGATCGGAACGTAG
- a CDS encoding TIM barrel protein, with protein sequence MTPSISVFPKCYFDDLCAGRMDYLQWLRDAKALGGEGIEHYDGFLTPLGPDAAARVRGVMEETGQVSSLLCFSPDFTHPDAAERARQVQRQRHAIDMSVTLGLRHCRTLSGQRLPGMSRNEGVARTLEGIRASLDYAAERDVVLCMENHYKDGNWTYPEFAQAEDVFLEIVEQIDHPYFGVQYDPSNALVGGYDPLTFLEKVKHRVVSMHASDRYLAEGATLDDLKQADGSTGYSAALLHGETGKGLNDYDTIFRILASVGYSGWISIEDGMNGLDELARSADFLKAKRTQYYV encoded by the coding sequence ATGACTCCCAGCATTTCTGTTTTCCCCAAGTGCTATTTCGACGATCTGTGCGCCGGGCGCATGGACTACCTCCAGTGGCTGCGCGATGCGAAGGCGCTCGGCGGGGAGGGCATCGAGCACTACGACGGGTTCCTGACGCCGCTCGGACCCGACGCGGCGGCGCGCGTGCGCGGCGTGATGGAGGAGACGGGGCAGGTGTCGTCGCTCCTCTGCTTCTCGCCGGACTTCACGCATCCGGATGCGGCTGAACGCGCGCGGCAGGTGCAGCGGCAGCGCCACGCGATCGACATGTCCGTGACACTTGGCCTGCGGCATTGCCGCACGTTGAGCGGACAGCGGTTGCCGGGCATGAGCCGGAACGAGGGCGTGGCGCGCACGCTGGAAGGGATTCGCGCGTCGCTCGACTACGCCGCCGAACGCGACGTGGTGCTCTGCATGGAGAACCATTACAAGGACGGCAACTGGACGTACCCCGAGTTCGCGCAGGCCGAGGACGTGTTCCTCGAGATCGTCGAGCAGATCGATCACCCGTACTTCGGCGTGCAGTACGACCCGTCCAACGCGCTGGTCGGCGGGTACGATCCGCTGACGTTCCTCGAGAAGGTGAAGCACCGCGTGGTCAGCATGCACGCGTCGGATCGGTATCTGGCCGAAGGGGCCACGCTCGATGATTTGAAGCAGGCCGACGGCAGCACGGGCTACAGCGCCGCCCTGCTGCACGGCGAGACGGGCAAGGGCCTCAACGACTACGACACGATCTTCCGCATTCTGGCCAGCGTTGGGTACAGCGGCTGGATCTCCATCGAGGACGGCATGAACGGGCTCGACGAACTCGCACGGTCGGCGGACTTCCTGAAAGCCAAACGCACGCAGTACTACGTGTAG